A window from Candidatus Woesearchaeota archaeon encodes these proteins:
- a CDS encoding DUF2283 domain-containing protein — translation MEISYDKEAHALYIRFRKEKVGKNRKLDDFTTIDEDDKGKILGVEFLDASKKLSTESLTEVKVKNLLDDA, via the coding sequence ATGGAAATCAGCTATGACAAAGAGGCCCATGCTCTGTACATTCGGTTCAGGAAGGAAAAAGTCGGAAAAAACAGGAAGCTTGACGACTTTACCACCATAGATGAGGATGACAAGGGAAAAATTCTGGGAGTAGAATTTTTAGATGCCAGCAAAAAGCTCTCCACAGAATCGTTAACAGAAGTGAAAGTGAAGAATCTGCTTGATGATGCATGA
- a CDS encoding nucleotidyltransferase domain-containing protein: MINPAFTPDCFKIMTLFSVSPGSRHNRNEIKEKIGLNNVPLDNALFRLLNSSILKKEGNFYSVNFENEEGKKIIAMCSSQYKEMREMPFNVYCLLMDLTDNLSRMKGIEVHLFGSFAKLIYNVDSDVDIAIVHSKNISKDPIDSFVSRLEVVYGKNIEMHYFGKKLFYNNKKDAIVKSILKDGIRLL, from the coding sequence ATGATTAACCCGGCATTTACCCCTGATTGCTTCAAGATAATGACACTATTCAGCGTATCACCGGGTTCAAGGCATAACAGGAATGAGATTAAGGAAAAAATTGGTCTTAACAATGTTCCTTTGGACAATGCCCTGTTTCGCCTGTTAAATTCCTCAATATTGAAAAAAGAGGGTAATTTTTACTCTGTAAATTTTGAAAATGAAGAAGGCAAGAAAATCATAGCGATGTGCTCAAGCCAGTATAAGGAAATGAGGGAAATGCCATTCAATGTTTACTGCCTGCTAATGGACTTGACTGACAATCTCAGCAGGATGAAGGGAATTGAAGTGCATCTTTTTGGCTCATTTGCCAAGCTGATATATAATGTAGATTCTGATGTGGATATTGCAATTGTTCACAGCAAAAACATTAGCAAAGACCCAATAGACTCTTTCGTCTCCAGACTTGAGGTTGTTTATGGTAAAAACATTGAAATGCACTATTTCGGCAAAAAGCTGTTTTATAATAATAAGAAAGATGCAATAGTAAAATCAATTCTCAAGGATGGGATAAGGCTGCTGTAA
- the metG gene encoding methionine--tRNA ligase yields the protein MAPTKRKRTLVTAALPYANGPIHIGHLVEYIQTDVYVRFLKLIGKDAIFCCADDTHGTPIQINAEKQGITPEELIAKYYEEHTRDFADFQIHFDSYYSTNSPENKKYSDYFFESAKKKGLIYTKEVELAYCETDKRFLPDRFVKGKCPKCGAEDQYGDVCEKCNSAYATIELVDPYCVLCKNTPARKKSVHYFFKLSSLSGMLEKWLKENKSLQDEVRNFVLNWIKEGLKDWDISRDGPYFGFKIPGEEDKYYYVWLDAPIGYIASTENYARENGLDAEKDYWKSEDAEIIHFIGKDIIYFHYLFWPALLHAADFNMPTSLFVHGFLTVNGEKMSKSRGTFLTARQFLEHYDAGFLRYYYASNLSKKLSDIDLNFKDFHERINNELVANIANLAYRALSMLNVSFQSQIGSGLDSDFIAGLRKNYDKIQDAYGNLDFREAVKLILNASSQGNKYMQDNAPWKMVKEDKEGAHKVLNSVANIVKDVSILVKPILPEFSRRLEEQLGLEGLEWGNLNDTLASCKISRAEIIIKKIDDEKLEVFGGEKMEDESPKQDEGITFSRLNVKVGQVMSVENHPNADKLLLLKIDLGTEQRRIVAGLRGHYTNDSLLGKKLCIVTNLERNKLRGVESEAMLLAGDDGEEVGVLFAEESEPGDQVYIDGAEPDDANNILSFKDFQQIEMRIVDGKPTCNGKVFKTDKEEIKVEKVKDGARVR from the coding sequence ATGGCGCCAACTAAGCGAAAAAGGACACTTGTAACCGCTGCCTTGCCGTATGCAAACGGCCCGATCCACATAGGCCATCTTGTAGAGTATATACAGACCGATGTCTATGTTCGGTTCCTGAAGCTCATTGGAAAAGATGCAATATTCTGCTGCGCTGATGACACCCACGGAACGCCAATCCAGATAAATGCTGAAAAGCAGGGCATTACACCTGAAGAACTGATTGCAAAATACTATGAAGAGCACACGAGGGATTTTGCTGACTTTCAGATACACTTCGACAGCTATTATTCCACCAATTCTCCTGAAAACAAGAAATATTCTGATTATTTTTTCGAGTCTGCAAAGAAAAAAGGCCTGATTTACACCAAGGAAGTTGAATTGGCCTACTGCGAAACAGACAAGAGGTTTTTGCCTGACCGTTTCGTGAAGGGAAAATGCCCCAAGTGCGGGGCAGAGGACCAGTACGGGGATGTCTGCGAGAAATGCAATTCCGCCTATGCCACTATAGAGCTTGTTGACCCTTATTGCGTGTTATGCAAAAATACGCCGGCAAGGAAAAAATCTGTCCATTATTTCTTCAAATTGAGTTCGCTTTCAGGGATGCTGGAAAAATGGCTGAAGGAAAACAAGAGCCTGCAGGATGAGGTCAGGAATTTTGTGCTGAACTGGATTAAAGAAGGTTTAAAGGACTGGGACATCTCAAGGGACGGCCCTTATTTCGGCTTCAAGATACCGGGCGAAGAGGACAAGTATTATTATGTCTGGCTGGACGCGCCAATTGGCTACATTGCCTCCACGGAAAATTACGCAAGGGAAAACGGGCTGGATGCCGAGAAGGATTACTGGAAAAGCGAGGATGCCGAGATTATCCATTTTATCGGGAAGGACATTATATACTTCCACTACCTGTTCTGGCCAGCGCTTCTGCATGCTGCTGATTTTAACATGCCTACAAGCCTGTTTGTGCACGGCTTCCTGACAGTGAACGGGGAAAAGATGTCGAAGTCAAGGGGGACTTTCCTCACGGCAAGGCAGTTCCTTGAGCATTATGACGCAGGGTTCCTCAGGTATTATTATGCCTCAAACCTCAGCAAGAAGCTGTCGGACATTGACTTGAATTTCAAGGACTTCCATGAAAGGATAAACAATGAGCTGGTGGCGAACATTGCAAATCTTGCATACAGGGCATTGAGCATGCTGAATGTCTCTTTCCAGTCTCAGATAGGCAGCGGCCTGGACAGTGATTTCATTGCAGGGCTGAGAAAAAATTATGATAAAATCCAGGATGCATACGGCAACCTTGATTTCCGCGAAGCTGTCAAGCTGATACTGAATGCATCCAGCCAGGGCAACAAGTATATGCAGGACAATGCGCCGTGGAAAATGGTCAAGGAGGACAAGGAAGGCGCGCACAAGGTGCTGAATAGCGTGGCGAACATTGTGAAGGATGTCAGCATCCTGGTCAAGCCGATACTCCCGGAATTTTCAAGGCGGCTGGAAGAGCAGCTTGGCCTGGAGGGGCTGGAGTGGGGCAACCTGAATGATACCCTGGCTTCCTGCAAAATCAGCAGGGCTGAAATCATTATCAAAAAAATTGACGATGAAAAGCTTGAGGTTTTTGGGGGGGAAAAAATGGAAGACGAATCGCCGAAACAGGATGAAGGCATAACATTTTCAAGGTTAAATGTCAAAGTTGGGCAGGTGATGTCAGTTGAAAACCACCCAAATGCCGACAAATTGCTGCTTCTGAAAATTGATTTAGGAACAGAGCAAAGAAGGATTGTTGCCGGATTAAGGGGGCATTACACAAATGACTCCCTGCTGGGAAAGAAATTGTGCATAGTCACAAACCTGGAAAGGAATAAATTGAGGGGCGTGGAAAGCGAGGCAATGCTTTTGGCAGGCGACGACGGGGAGGAAGTCGGAGTGCTATTTGCAGAGGAAAGCGAGCCAGGCGACCAGGTTTACATTGATGGAGCAGAGCCAGATGATGCCAACAATATTCTGAGCTTCAAGGATTTCCAGCAGATTGAGATGAGAATTGTTGATGGGAAGCCGACATGCAATGGAAAAGTTTTTAAGACAGATAAGGAAGAGATTAAAGTTGAGAAGGTGAAGGACGGCGCAAGAGTGAGGTAA
- a CDS encoding SEC-C domain-containing protein → MGKAKNMTMYEKLMALCPCGSKKKYVQCCGKSEPCPCGSGKTALQCCFKSPATHPKVGKAKRK, encoded by the coding sequence ATGGGTAAAGCAAAAAATATGACAATGTACGAGAAGCTGATGGCACTATGCCCGTGCGGCTCAAAGAAAAAATATGTGCAGTGCTGCGGCAAATCCGAGCCGTGCCCGTGTGGTTCTGGGAAAACAGCCTTACAGTGCTGCTTCAAAAGCCCGGCAACACACCCAAAAGTCGGCAAGGCAAAACGCAAATAA
- a CDS encoding MarC family protein, with product MAIDPFLSAVIKSFTALFIIIDPFMSLAVFLPLTQGLKEKERAKEALIAVLVALGLLLVFLFSGLLLLSLLGISFASFIVAGGIILLILGVQMLFGWEFSKRDKVHKIAAVVIGTPLLTGPGAMTTVIVLSQKFGYWPPVIASLLVLAITWLMLIFSEKIKNFFGERMIEVLSRVLGLVLVAIAAEFIKEGVINMINEFREL from the coding sequence ATGGCAATTGACCCGTTCCTCAGCGCAGTGATAAAGTCTTTCACGGCACTGTTCATAATCATAGATCCGTTCATGTCATTGGCAGTGTTCCTGCCATTGACACAGGGCCTGAAGGAGAAAGAACGGGCAAAGGAAGCCCTGATTGCCGTCCTGGTCGCATTGGGGCTTTTGCTTGTTTTCCTGTTCTCCGGATTGCTGCTGCTTAGCCTTTTGGGGATAAGCTTTGCCAGCTTTATTGTTGCAGGAGGCATCATACTTCTGATATTGGGGGTGCAGATGCTGTTTGGCTGGGAGTTCAGCAAAAGGGACAAGGTGCATAAGATTGCCGCAGTGGTGATTGGGACACCATTGCTGACAGGGCCAGGCGCAATGACAACAGTTATCGTGCTTTCCCAGAAATTCGGGTATTGGCCGCCGGTCATTGCATCGCTTCTTGTGCTTGCCATAACATGGCTAATGCTGATTTTCTCAGAAAAAATCAAGAACTTTTTTGGCGAAAGGATGATTGAAGTCTTGTCAAGGGTGCTCGGGCTTGTCCTGGTTGCAATTGCGGCAGAATTTATAAAGGAGGGCGTCATCAATATGATAAATGAGTTTAGAGAGCTCTGA
- a CDS encoding methyltransferase domain-containing protein has translation MTYYDTIASGYDTLYKEEQLAKLKLTLKYLHIRNIDLVLDVGCGTAFAAKEIPAKYIGIDPSFGMLEQNNGKDILVQGQAENMPFKTRQFNVVIALTSVHNFADIEKGINEMLRVGKGRFAISVLKKSAHLEKIESILHRNFRMVRMIEEDKDFVFICSTYNLL, from the coding sequence ATGACATACTACGACACAATCGCTTCAGGCTATGACACTCTTTACAAGGAAGAGCAGCTCGCAAAGCTAAAGCTGACACTGAAGTATCTTCATATCAGAAACATTGACCTTGTCCTCGATGTAGGCTGCGGCACTGCCTTTGCAGCAAAGGAAATCCCGGCAAAATACATTGGCATAGACCCTTCATTTGGCATGCTGGAGCAGAATAACGGAAAGGATATTCTTGTGCAGGGTCAGGCAGAAAACATGCCGTTCAAGACCCGGCAATTCAATGTTGTAATCGCATTAACTTCGGTGCATAATTTTGCCGACATTGAAAAAGGCATAAATGAAATGCTCAGGGTCGGGAAAGGCAGGTTCGCAATCTCAGTTCTCAAGAAAAGCGCGCATCTTGAAAAAATAGAATCCATCCTGCACAGGAACTTCAGGATGGTAAGGATGATTGAGGAGGACAAGGACTTTGTCTTTATCTGCTCAACATACAATCTTCTATAG